CCATAACAACACTGAGCAGTGTAGTTCCTGAGTCAACTAGGAAACTTTACAGGAAGAAACCGTTCAAGCTTCTTAGATctcttttatttttatttttgtaaAAGAAAACTGCGAACAAGATCCACGAGACCCTCTTTGTGCTATTATTTGTTTCTCATGAATTCTTTTGCATTGAAACATGACATGATTGTcgtcttctttttttcttttactGAATCCGGCGAGTACTGGACAAAGCAACGGTACTATAGCACGGTAAGCGTACATCGCCGAGGGAGAAAATACAGGAGGCATTTTGCAAGTCAGATCCATGGTCACTTCATCCTGTGATGTTACTTTGGCATCTTGGTAAGTACTCACAAGGTACCATCGTCCTCTAAGAAGGTTGTCTTCTACTACTGCCTTTTATGACAAAAGTTATGGTACAGATGTGCATCTACATCAACCACATCAATGCATGTCTGCTGCCTTTTTCATCACATGAGGGAGAAAAATCATTAAAATCAAGAACATGTAGGGCTCATCCTCTAATCCTTTCTCACAAATAAAATCTCTCAAAGTCATCTCCAAGCTTGAAGCCCAAGAGTCCTTAGTGTACCTTACTAGATTTGCACGCACTTGTGAACTTGATTAGCCTAGCTGGACCCAGTGCCTTTGTTTCGCCGCATGTGCTGGCCCAGATCATGCATTCACAAGCCaataaggaaaaaaaaacactaAACAAAAAATATTATAGAATGGAGTATTGTAATTtgcgcagctctcctgcgtgttAGAAAAAATATTGCCATTTGGAATTTAGTCAATTTCATGCAGTACATGCCACTAAATAAATTCATTTTATTATATAATAAAATCTACGCGACTAGTGTCGTACTATGGTATACATGGACATATATCTCATAGTAATAAAATTCTGTCGTGATGGTATTAAGTGGCAAATGGGATTTTTTTTGGCATTAGATAAGCTTATTACGAAAAATAGAGTTCGTTGCTGTTGCTGTACTGTGACTTTACCTTCAAGTATCATACGTTGCTACGGGGCAGGTTAGGTGCCCAACAGGACAGCTTCCATGAATCACCGGGACACAACAGCTGCCTGCCAATGGGTACCACCAACAGAAAGACAAGCGTAAAGCTTTTGCTGCCCTTATTTTACTCCCGGAAAGCTACTTGATGCTGGCCTCCTAATTCATGATGAGCAGGGGCACTGCATAATCACCAACTCAACTGTAGTTCATGACTCCATTATATCCCATGGAGATGATGAGCCAAAGTGTATTCAGCATCCTTTTAACTCTTTCTGCACACTCACCCAACCCACTGATCCAAGCCATCATTCATCCCATTCCATTCCACTGCTCTCATTGCAGCAATGTGCAGTTATATGCTAACAATACAAAAGTTCAAGGTGAGTAAACTAAGCTTTTTAGCTGCCGGTAAGTACAAAATAACTGGTATGGTTGCAACAAGACAGAGAAAACAAGTGACCAAGCCAGAGTTGAAGCTGAAGATAGTAACGGATTGACAGAGAGCGCAACCAGATTCCAATGGAAGAAACCAACAGGAGGTTGCATGGCAGGGGTAACTAGAGGCCAGATCAGAGATTGGTGCCGTGCACTACCAACCAGCCTAACCATCTGCCCCCGTAGTGGCGTGCACTGGCTACCAGTAGATGACTAGATGCCAGTACAAAACtaacatttgtcccagctccTTGCACCAGCCACCAGCATGCATACATAGCATCTCAATCAAGCTCCCAATCCCAAGAGGCTCCCCAAGATGAATGCTACTACATAGGTAAGAGAGTGTTCTTGTGGTGGTGATCAGCTGACCTAGTTAGAGTGCAGAGATGGGAGAGGCTTTGGAAGCACCAGAAGGCAATAGCCATGGTGAGGCTTTGGAGCTCCTCATGTCCATGGCGTCCTCTTCACTGGCCTGCTCTGTCTCACAGTTCCCAGCGAAGTGGCAATCCATCAAAGACAAGCTTCAACAGCTCTGCTGCAGCCTGAATTCATTGTGCTGCAGCTTCGGCGTCGACAGCAACGGCGATGACGAGGAGCATCCTGTGTTGCTCGAGCTTCTGCAGTCGGCTTCAGCAACAGTGAGGAACATCCAGGCTGTTGCTTCTCAATGCAGCGAGGGGTCATACAACGGTGGAAGGCTCCGTCTGAGGAGTGACCTGGACAACCTGAGCTGCAAGCTTGATGCACACATGAAGCAACTCAAGGAGATGGCTTCCTCCGGGATGCCGTCGCCGTCGAAGGCCATTGTTGCCGTAAGGCCCGGCGTCGAGGCCAGCGTAGGTGAGAAGACGTTCTACCTCAAGGATCTCTTCTCCAGGATCAGGATTGGTGGCACGGTCCAGAGGAGCCAGGCATTGGCCACCATTAGAGAGCTCTTGGTAGAAGATGAATTGTGTGCAAAGGTTGTCGCTTTCGACATCGACGACGGCATCACCTTTCTCACCGGGTTTCTCGAGTCAACGGACGCGTGCATCCAAGAAGAGGCTGCAGGTGCTGTCGCCATTGTTGCAAGCTCCGAGTGTTACAGAGGAATGCTGGTTAAGGCAGGGGTGATTGCCCCACTTATCCAGCTGCTGGAGAACACAGACACGGCCAGTGAGCTGGGCAAGGAGAGAGCTGCTCAGGCGCTGAGGGAGCTGACGGAGAACTCAGACAACGTGTGGGCCGTCTGCGCGCACGGCGGCCTCACCACGCTGTTGCACGCCTGCGCCGAcgccggcagcagcagcaagctgaTCAGCTCATCTTTTGCAGTGCTGAGGAACCTGAGCCGGGTGGAGGAAGTGAAGATGTTCATGGTGGAGCAAGGGGTGGTCACGGAGCTGGTGAAGCTCTCCCAGAAGAaggaagaggtccgcaagctcgGCGCCGTCGAATTGCTCCATGCCATGGCTCTGGACGACGCCGATGTCAGAGAGGAAGCCGTCAGCATGGGGGTGATCCAGTCACTCCTTCAGTTGATATACCCTGACCTTCCATACTCATACAAGGCCAGGGAGGTTGCTCTTGCAGCCATCTGgttcttctgcttcttctctGCAAACTCCCTAGATGACCTCATCAGCTCGGATGTTCTTGGTTGGCTGCTCTTCTACCTCAACAATGGCGAATACGCTGTTCTCGAATGCACTCTCAAGATCCTGAGGCATCTCTCTGAAGTTTCCGAGGAGTACAACAGGATGATGGGAAGAGCAGGGTATTTTAGTGCCCTCTCAAGCTTGCTTGGGGCAAAATCATGTCGAGTTCGGGAAATGGCA
The genomic region above belongs to Panicum hallii strain FIL2 chromosome 4, PHallii_v3.1, whole genome shotgun sequence and contains:
- the LOC112889671 gene encoding uncharacterized protein LOC112889671 translates to MGEALEAPEGNSHGEALELLMSMASSSLACSVSQFPAKWQSIKDKLQQLCCSLNSLCCSFGVDSNGDDEEHPVLLELLQSASATVRNIQAVASQCSEGSYNGGRLRLRSDLDNLSCKLDAHMKQLKEMASSGMPSPSKAIVAVRPGVEASVGEKTFYLKDLFSRIRIGGTVQRSQALATIRELLVEDELCAKVVAFDIDDGITFLTGFLESTDACIQEEAAGAVAIVASSECYRGMLVKAGVIAPLIQLLENTDTASELGKERAAQALRELTENSDNVWAVCAHGGLTTLLHACADAGSSSKLISSSFAVLRNLSRVEEVKMFMVEQGVVTELVKLSQKKEEVRKLGAVELLHAMALDDADVREEAVSMGVIQSLLQLIYPDLPYSYKAREVALAAIWFFCFFSANSLDDLISSDVLGWLLFYLNNGEYAVLECTLKILRHLSEVSEEYNRMMGRAGYFSALSSLLGAKSCRVREMAAQVLSSLLILHPNRTIFVQDGDNLDRLLQLLDPAEGKLIAKDLILSAIMSLTETSSGRKKIVTSEHFCSLKELADSGEFDAKKIVRKLSTNRLQTIFSKIWSV